GCGTGGTCGTTCACCGTGCCGGGACCGGCCCTCCTCGGACCTTCGGTCCGCAAGGCGGAAAAGGCGTTCGGCCCGGAAGCGCTGTTCAACGCCGACATCGCGCCGGAACAGCAGTTCTCCTGTGCGACCGGGCTGTACCCCCTGTCGCGCGCCGCGGTCGATTGCGACGGCGACGGGACGATCCGCTCCGCCCGCGTTCTCGATTCGCCGTGGGACGTCGACGCGCCGCATCCCTCCTTTTCGGTCGCGCTCCTCCGGATGGAAGGGACGGGCCACCCGGCGCATCGGCGCGTCCGCCCGCTCGAGTTCACCGCCGACGGCGTGACGCAAAGTCTCCTTTGGGAAAACGGGACGGGCTTCCTTCGGGAACTGGCGCGGCTCGTCGACCGGACCGACCCCGACCTGCTCGTCACCGAGTACGGCGACGACTGGTTGCTGCCGCGGCTGCTCGCGCTGGCGGCCCGGCTTCGCGCGCCGCTTCCCCTGGGGCGCGCTCCACGAACCCCCGACGACGTCTTCGCCGTGTCTCGGAATCGGGGCACGGGGTTCCGGCCCGCCGGCCCGGACGGCGTTCGAGGCGGTAGGGAACGGTCGTTCGTTTCGTACGGCCGGGTGATCTTCCGCGCGGCGCCGCACACCCTGTCAGGCCGGTGGCACGTGGACGCCCGCAACTCGTTCCTCTTCGCCGAGACCGGGCTGCCGGGCCTTGTCGAGCTCTCCCGCCTCTCCGGCATCCCGCTGCAGCGCGTCGCCCGGACGTCTCCGGGGACCGCCATCTCCTCGATGCAGGTGGCGACCGCTCTCAAGGCGGGGATCCTCGTTCCGTACAAGAAGCGGGAGCCGGAGGCGTTCAAGACCGGCGTGGATCTCGTCGTCACCGACAAGGGCGGGCTCACGTTCCTTCCGCGCCCGGGGGCGCACGAGAACGTGGCGGAGCTCGATTTCGCGTCGATGTATCCGTCGCTCATGGACCGGTACAACATCTCTCCCGAGACGGTCAACTGCGCCTGCTGCCGCCCCGGCCTCCCCGTCCCCGAGATCGGCGCCCACACCTGCCTCCGCCGCAGGGGGCTCGTTCCCGACACGATCGCCCCGATCCTCGTCAAGCGTCGGCTCCTGAAGGAGCGGCAGAAGGCGGCGACGACGCCGGAGGCTCGGGAGTGCTTCCGGAAGCGACAGACGGCGCTCAAGTGGCTCCTCGTCGTCTCCTTCGGTTTCCTCGGCTACCGGAACGCCCGGTTCGGACGGATCGAGGCGCACGAGGCGGTCACCGCCTGGGGCAGGGAGAAACTCCTGTCCGCCAAGGAGATCGCCGAGCGGGATCGGTTCGCCTTCCTCCACGGGTTGACGGACGCGATCTGGGTGAAAAGGGAAGGCGCGGCGGAGGAGGATTACCGGAGGCTCTCGGAACGGATCACCCGGGAAACGGGGATGCCGATCGCGCTCGAGGGGATCTACAAGTGGATCGCCTTCCTCCCCTCGAGGCGGAACCCTCTGGTGGCGGTCCCCAATCGGTTCGTCGGGGTGTTCGGAAACGGCGAGGCCAAGGTCCGGGGGATCGCGCTGCGCCGCTCCGACACCCCGCCGGCGGTCGCCGCGCTCCAGCGGGAGCTCCTCGGCCGGATGGCGAAGGCGGGCTCGCTCCGGGAGCTGCGGGCGATGCTGCCGGAGTTGCACGAGATCGTGGACGCCGCCGTGTCGGAGCTTCGAGGCGGGCGGATCCCGATCGAGGAGTTGGCGATCGCGCGGCGCCTGTCGAAGGCGCCGGAACAATACGTCGCCAACACGGCGGCGGCGGCGGCAACCCGGGAGCTGTGCGGCCACGGCGTGAACCTGCGGCCAGGATCGAAGATCCGCTACCTTTTGGCGGACCGTGGCGGCCGAGCGATGGGGTTCCTCGACGGGACCGAGACGCCGGACGTGCCGCGGTACGAGGAGATGCTGCGCGAAGCGGGGGAAGAATTGATGGACGCGGTGACACGATAAAACCGTTCATCCGCGACCTGCGCCGGAAAATCCGGATTGCCGTGCCGGGGCGGATTCGGGTAGTATGTGACAATTTTCCCCCGGACGATGCAGAAGGGTCCAAATCCATTTTCCAAGGGAGGCGCTCGTGAAAGCGAAATCGGTGTTGTCTGTTTTCCTGTCGGTTCTTTTCCTCGCCTTGATTGTCGCGCCCGGGACGGCGCCGTCCACCGAGACGATCACGCTCCGGTACGCCAACTTCCCGCCCTCGGCCACCTTCCCCTGCGTCCAGATGGAGCGTTGGGCGAAGGAGGTTTCGATGCGGACCCACGGGAAGGTGAAGGTCCAGACGTTCCCCGGGGGGACGCTCCTGTCGGCCAAGAACATCTTCGACGGCGTCATCTCGGGGATGGCCGACATCGGCAACTTCGCGATGAGCTACCAGCCGGGCCGGTTCCCCGTCTCCGAGGCCGTGGACCTTCCGATGGGGTTCACGAGCGCCCGCGCCGCGAGCCTCACCCTGTTCGACCTGATCGAGAAGTACAAGCCGAAGGAGTTCGCGAAGGTCAAGGTGCTCACGCTCTTCACCTGCCCCCCGACCAACTTCATGACGAAGACGCCGGTCAGGTCGCTGGCCGACCTCAAGGGGTTGGAGCTGCGGGTCGCCGGCACGAACGCCGAGGTTGTCAAGCGCCTGGGCGGGATCCCCGTAGCGATGCCGCAATCCGAGACGCCCGAGGCGATCCAGAAGGGGGTCGTGAAGGGGATGGTCTCGTCGATGGAGATCCTCAAGGACTTCAAGTTCGCCGCCTACACGCCGTACGCCACGGTCGCGAACCTTCCCGTCGTCTCCTTCGCCGTCGTGATGAATCAGGCGAAGTGGGACTCCCTCCCGGCGGATGTGCAGGACATCCTCGAGAAGATGGGACGCGAGCAGGCGGAGTGGACCGGAACGTACGTGGACGACCACGTGACCGAGGCCCTCGCCTGGTCGAAAACGAACTACCGGCACCAGCTCTTCCAGCTCTCCGCGGCGGACCACGATACGGTTTCCTCCCTCCTCAAGCCGATGACCGAGGCGTACGTGAAGCGGACCGCCGCGGTCGGACTGGACGGTGCGAAGATCGTTTCCGACGTCCAGGCCCTCAAGAAGAAGCACGAACGGGAGCACCGGTAGGCCGATCCCGCGATGGGGCTGGAACGGATCTCCGAACTGCTTCGGAGGGTCCTGATGATCGCCGGGGGCGTCTCGCTCCTGGCGCTCACCTTGCTGGCGACGATGAACGTCGCCCTGCGGATCTTCCAGGTTCCGGTGAGCGGGACGTACGAGGTCGTCTCCTTCCTCGGCGCGATCGTCACCGCCGGCGCCCTCGGCTATACCCAGAAACGGAAGGACCACATCGTCGTCGACATCCTGTCGGAAAAGTTCCCGGCGCAGGTCAAGCGGGTTCTCGACCGGGTCAGCTACGTCCTCATCCTCGTCTTCTTCACCATCGTCTCCTGGCAGACCTTCGTGTACGGGAAGAGGCTGCTGGTGACGGGCGAGCTGTCCGAAACGCTGAAGATCGCCTATTACCCCTTCGTCTTCCTCGTCAGCATCGGGTTCGCCGTCCTCGCGTTGACGATTCTTCTCGACCTGATCGAAACCGTCTGGACCCGCAAGGAGAAGAAATGAGCGGGCCCATCGTCGGCGTGTACGGGATCGTCGTCATGTTTTTCATCCTGTTCGTGCTGCGGGTCCCCGCCGCCTTCACCATGGCACTGGTCGGGTTCGTCGGGATCGCTTATGTGATCTCCTTCGACGCGGCCTTCTCGATCGCCGGCACCGAGATGTGGAACATCTTCTCCAGCTACGGGCTGACGGTGATCCCGCTGTTCATCCTGGTAGGGGAGATCGTCCATTACGCCGGCTACAATTTCAGCCTCTACGACGCCACCTACAAATGGTTCGGGCATTTCCGCGGCGGGCTCGCGATGACGACGATCATGGCGTCGGCGGCCTTCTCCGCGATCTCCGGCTCCAATACGGCGACGGCGGCCACGATGAGCGCCGTCGCCATCCCCGCCATGAAGGAATACGGATACCACCCGAAGCTGAACGCCGGGTCGGTCGCCGCCGGCGCGACCCTCGGCGTCCTCATCCCGCCCTCCATCGTTCTCGTGGTGTACGGTCTGTACACCGGCCAGTCCATCGGCAAGCTGTTTTTCGGCAACATCATCCCCAGCGTCCTCCTGACCGTCGCCATCCTGGGCACGGTGGCCTGGATCTGCCGCATGCACCCGGACTGGGGTCCGGCCGGGCCGAAGTTCGGCTGGAAGGAGCGGATGAAGGCGCTCCCCGAGGCGATCGACATCCTCGTGCTCTTCGGGATCATCATGTACGCCCTGTTCACGGGGGTCGTGACCGCCACGGAGGCCGCCGCCGTCAGCTGTTTTCTCGCGTATGTGATCTGCCTCGCGCGCCGGAAGCTCACGTGGAAAAAGTTCGTCGACTCGATGACCGACACCCTGCGCATCTCCTGCATGGTCTTCATGATCGTCGCGGGGGCGGTGATCTTCGCCCGGTTCCTGACGCTTACCCGCCTTCCCTTCGCGGCAGCGGAGTGGATCCAGACGCTCGCGCTGCCGAAATGGATGGTGCTCTGGGTGATCCTGCTCTGCTACATCATCGGCGGCTGCGTCATGGACGCGCTCGCGTTCCTGCTCGTCTCGCTTCCCATCTTCTACCCCCTGGTCATCCAGCTCGGGTACGACCCGA
This is a stretch of genomic DNA from Deltaproteobacteria bacterium CG2_30_66_27. It encodes these proteins:
- a CDS encoding C4-dicarboxylate ABC transporter permease encodes the protein MSGPIVGVYGIVVMFFILFVLRVPAAFTMALVGFVGIAYVISFDAAFSIAGTEMWNIFSSYGLTVIPLFILVGEIVHYAGYNFSLYDATYKWFGHFRGGLAMTTIMASAAFSAISGSNTATAATMSAVAIPAMKEYGYHPKLNAGSVAAGATLGVLIPPSIVLVVYGLYTGQSIGKLFFGNIIPSVLLTVAILGTVAWICRMHPDWGPAGPKFGWKERMKALPEAIDILVLFGIIMYALFTGVVTATEAAAVSCFLAYVICLARRKLTWKKFVDSMTDTLRISCMVFMIVAGAVIFARFLTLTRLPFAAAEWIQTLALPKWMVLWVILLCYIIGGCVMDALAFLLVSLPIFYPLVIQLGYDPIWFGQVITIVTTMGSIMPPIGICCYVVSGMSGIPLGTVFRGSFYYMPSYVVSIVLLMISPYWTVLVLSDLVK
- a CDS encoding C4-dicarboxylate ABC transporter substrate-binding protein — translated: MSVFLSVLFLALIVAPGTAPSTETITLRYANFPPSATFPCVQMERWAKEVSMRTHGKVKVQTFPGGTLLSAKNIFDGVISGMADIGNFAMSYQPGRFPVSEAVDLPMGFTSARAASLTLFDLIEKYKPKEFAKVKVLTLFTCPPTNFMTKTPVRSLADLKGLELRVAGTNAEVVKRLGGIPVAMPQSETPEAIQKGVVKGMVSSMEILKDFKFAAYTPYATVANLPVVSFAVVMNQAKWDSLPADVQDILEKMGREQAEWTGTYVDDHVTEALAWSKTNYRHQLFQLSAADHDTVSSLLKPMTEAYVKRTAAVGLDGAKIVSDVQALKKKHEREHR
- a CDS encoding C4-dicarboxylate ABC transporter permease, with amino-acid sequence MGLERISELLRRVLMIAGGVSLLALTLLATMNVALRIFQVPVSGTYEVVSFLGAIVTAGALGYTQKRKDHIVVDILSEKFPAQVKRVLDRVSYVLILVFFTIVSWQTFVYGKRLLVTGELSETLKIAYYPFVFLVSIGFAVLALTILLDLIETVWTRKEKK